Proteins from one Paenibacillus amylolyticus genomic window:
- a CDS encoding phosphopantetheine-binding protein has translation MTVNWSTWKETGAAAATGYGVDTLFKAMTNKEALTWLDQVEGRQIERVLIGQMSTDSGMLKLIRNYPFRLSPEVESWIDSRLQRASSPKAPAPVTPQSIARQDTVLNGADDGEYTPWERKVAEVCQAILGFNEIDIHDSFFELGADSILVKQMYAQLDRQYPGVLVVADLFEHPSVHRLGGYLADKTGHSQEKKQVEEPVGAAIALDEEVHSLFDQLEDGKISMEDMLKGLKHI, from the coding sequence ATGACGGTCAACTGGTCAACCTGGAAAGAAACAGGCGCAGCTGCCGCAACAGGCTACGGAGTAGATACCCTTTTCAAAGCCATGACCAATAAAGAGGCTCTGACCTGGCTGGATCAGGTGGAAGGACGTCAGATTGAACGTGTATTGATAGGACAGATGTCAACAGACAGTGGCATGTTAAAGCTGATTCGCAACTATCCGTTTAGACTTTCTCCTGAAGTGGAGAGCTGGATTGATTCACGTCTACAGAGAGCTTCATCACCGAAGGCGCCAGCGCCAGTGACCCCGCAAAGTATAGCCCGGCAGGATACCGTGCTGAATGGTGCGGATGACGGTGAATACACGCCATGGGAGAGAAAGGTGGCGGAAGTGTGCCAGGCTATTCTGGGCTTTAATGAAATTGATATCCATGACAGTTTCTTCGAACTTGGAGCTGACTCCATCCTGGTGAAACAAATGTATGCACAACTTGACCGTCAGTACCCGGGAGTACTCGTTGTTGCAGATCTGTTCGAACATCCGTCTGTGCACCGATTGGGTGGATATTTGGCTGATAAAACAGGCCACTCGCAGGAGAAGAAACAGGTAGAGGAGCCTGTAGGTGCTGCAATTGCGCTGGACGAGGAGGTCCATTCTCTTTTTGATCAGTTGGAAGATGGCAAGATCAGCATGGAGGATATGCTCAAAGGATTAAAACATATCTGA
- a CDS encoding SDR family NAD(P)-dependent oxidoreductase — translation MEQLWAHLEKLMINRIIYIQQDQSFHPFFYLLQEMIGAQSLDPVDLVLLSNPIHSITGTEENIFPQAALMFGLGLAGRKEDTRLQCRSIQVDAETSLQDIVAELDHESDDYGVAYRAGTRYIQQFGALDPSAYPKWNYNIRNDGLYLITGGLGGIGLELGLQLAERYPGITLALVNRTSLPAREEWDSIVAASSNEVLVRKIQAVQHMEAAGATVLPYQADVSDEASMRLILSELRQKYVRIAGVIHGAGVAVGGDHPLKDRTIEEAECVLCPKVQGTRVVDQLTREDNPDFFVMFSSIATIFSGPGQADYVAANAYQDAYPSLSQPRNGRNDDGQLVNLERNRRSCRNRLRSRYPFQSHDQ, via the coding sequence ATGGAACAATTGTGGGCTCATTTGGAAAAATTGATGATTAACCGGATTATCTATATCCAACAGGATCAGTCCTTTCATCCATTCTTCTATCTCCTGCAGGAGATGATAGGTGCCCAATCGCTTGACCCTGTTGACCTGGTTTTGTTGTCGAATCCAATCCATTCCATAACGGGAACCGAAGAAAATATATTTCCTCAGGCTGCCCTGATGTTTGGTCTGGGTTTGGCTGGACGAAAAGAAGATACACGCCTGCAATGCCGATCCATCCAAGTGGACGCGGAGACTTCGCTCCAGGATATTGTGGCTGAACTGGATCATGAAAGTGATGATTATGGTGTAGCTTATCGTGCAGGTACGCGTTACATTCAGCAGTTCGGAGCGCTGGACCCGAGTGCGTATCCTAAATGGAACTACAACATTCGCAATGACGGACTGTATCTCATTACTGGCGGACTGGGTGGCATCGGGCTGGAGCTTGGATTACAACTCGCCGAGCGATACCCTGGAATTACACTCGCACTCGTGAACAGAACTTCGCTCCCCGCACGGGAAGAGTGGGACAGCATTGTAGCTGCATCATCCAACGAAGTGTTAGTTCGGAAAATCCAAGCTGTGCAACACATGGAAGCTGCCGGAGCGACGGTTCTTCCTTACCAAGCAGACGTTTCAGATGAAGCATCCATGCGATTGATTCTGAGTGAATTGCGACAGAAATATGTTCGCATTGCAGGGGTCATTCATGGTGCGGGGGTCGCTGTAGGTGGAGATCATCCGCTTAAGGATAGAACGATAGAAGAAGCTGAATGTGTATTATGCCCTAAAGTGCAAGGAACCCGGGTCGTGGATCAACTCACCAGAGAGGACAATCCAGACTTTTTTGTGATGTTTTCATCCATTGCAACGATATTTAGCGGGCCGGGCCAGGCCGATTATGTTGCTGCCAATGCGTATCAGGATGCTTATCCGAGCCTATCGCAACCAAGAAATGGACGGAACGATGACGGTCAACTGGTCAACCTGGAAAGAAACAGGCGCAGCTGCCGCAACAGGCTACGGAGTAGATACCCTTTTCAAAGCCATGACCAATAA
- a CDS encoding phosphopantetheine-binding protein produces MNQRQITSIEELEATILDVFHVVLGADAGVTTTINFFDLGSDSLLLAQVYNQLEKLYPAQITLTNMFAYPTISRLAKFIADQEGMELEAYPVPLDYMKNAGQALQDHRYEFRIEKERFNEIRNLSKMAGCTPVEWLWSLFAYLLTEIGNQPQLTVYTLIYRMNHISSIPLDVQEVQDFNELFAVAKQALHTADEQPGHHIQDLVRAGVKSQHDAIRPLFYEADYVSGGRGRWRNCLM; encoded by the coding sequence ATGAATCAACGGCAGATTACTTCAATTGAAGAGCTGGAGGCAACCATTCTGGACGTATTTCATGTGGTGCTGGGAGCTGATGCCGGAGTCACAACGACGATTAACTTTTTTGACTTAGGGAGTGACTCTCTGCTTCTTGCCCAGGTCTATAATCAACTTGAAAAATTATATCCGGCCCAAATTACATTAACCAATATGTTTGCCTACCCTACGATCTCCAGACTTGCCAAATTCATCGCAGACCAGGAAGGCATGGAACTGGAAGCCTATCCTGTCCCGTTGGATTACATGAAAAATGCTGGACAGGCCCTTCAGGACCATCGATACGAATTCCGGATCGAGAAGGAACGCTTTAATGAAATCAGGAATTTGTCCAAAATGGCAGGCTGCACGCCTGTAGAATGGTTGTGGTCTTTGTTTGCATATCTGTTGACGGAGATTGGCAATCAGCCTCAACTTACAGTCTATACACTGATTTATCGGATGAATCATATCAGTTCCATTCCGCTGGATGTGCAAGAGGTGCAGGATTTCAATGAGTTGTTTGCCGTAGCTAAACAAGCTTTACATACAGCAGACGAACAGCCTGGTCATCATATTCAGGATCTGGTTAGAGCAGGGGTGAAATCGCAGCATGATGCCATCCGTCCGCTATTCTACGAGGCTGATTATGTCAGTGGAGGCAGGGGGCGCTGGAGGAACTGTTTGATGTGA
- the loaP gene encoding antiterminator LoaP: MNWYALFVHTGSEEVIRKYLHMYLGTSIRVLIPKRKVPEKKSGIFEACTKKVFPGYVLIQVNMSAETYHLICSIPHIIKMLGTNASCTPIPDHEMTTLLNLINPEDIIDYSTVYMENTKVVVLDGPLMGNEGIIKKIDKHTRRAKVWLHLTGSDEPKLVDLGVEILYATQEK, from the coding sequence ATGAACTGGTACGCATTGTTTGTACATACAGGAAGCGAAGAAGTCATTAGGAAATACCTACATATGTATCTTGGAACCTCCATCCGAGTTTTGATCCCCAAGAGAAAAGTTCCAGAGAAGAAATCAGGTATTTTTGAAGCTTGTACCAAAAAAGTCTTTCCTGGTTATGTATTAATTCAAGTCAACATGTCCGCTGAAACATACCACTTAATCTGTTCTATTCCTCATATCATTAAAATGCTGGGAACGAATGCAAGCTGCACGCCAATCCCGGATCACGAAATGACCACATTGCTTAACCTCATCAATCCGGAAGATATTATCGATTATTCAACCGTATATATGGAAAATACCAAAGTTGTGGTGCTGGATGGCCCGTTGATGGGAAACGAAGGCATTATTAAGAAGATAGACAAGCATACACGCAGAGCCAAGGTATGGCTTCATCTAACAGGAAGTGATGAACCCAAATTAGTTGATTTGGGTGTTGAAATTTTATATGCAACACAAGAGAAATGA
- a CDS encoding ketoacyl-ACP synthase III — protein sequence MRQMTIRGIGMYVPESVLTNQGLEAMNINANADWVYQNLGIRERRISHEHEYTSDLALEAARQAIEQAAMDAEDIDMIIMATFTPDRLIPHPSALVKEKLGADQAICLDLRAGCAGFSYGLLNAYYTLQAEEDISNILVIGADTYSKVTDWQDRAACSSVGDGAGAFVLQELDENDAYHSVFLNGIMHHENMEEISYGTLPVHYGHIPDGSVSVYTSNGRYLYEQLVRGIPRLVNRLLRKVKWNMGEVDLFIFPQTNSNLIRELAVALGIPQEKAYMTMEKYGYTSNACLPIAVTEAVKQGALRAGDRVVLVGAGAGTYYCATAIRWGEVV from the coding sequence ATGAGACAAATGACTATTCGCGGTATCGGCATGTATGTGCCTGAATCCGTATTGACGAATCAGGGGCTGGAGGCCATGAATATTAACGCCAATGCGGACTGGGTCTACCAGAACCTTGGAATCCGTGAACGAAGAATCTCGCATGAGCATGAGTACACCAGTGATTTGGCATTGGAAGCTGCGAGACAAGCTATAGAGCAGGCTGCGATGGATGCAGAGGATATCGATATGATCATTATGGCGACCTTCACACCGGATCGTTTAATACCACATCCCTCCGCTCTTGTGAAGGAAAAGCTTGGAGCAGACCAAGCCATCTGTCTGGATCTTCGCGCCGGCTGCGCCGGGTTCAGTTATGGATTATTGAATGCGTATTATACACTCCAGGCTGAAGAAGATATAAGCAATATTCTAGTCATCGGCGCGGATACCTACTCGAAAGTAACGGATTGGCAGGATCGGGCAGCGTGTTCCAGTGTGGGAGACGGTGCAGGGGCATTTGTTTTGCAGGAATTAGATGAGAATGACGCCTATCACAGTGTCTTTTTGAACGGAATCATGCATCACGAGAATATGGAAGAGATCAGTTACGGAACACTGCCTGTGCATTATGGACACATTCCTGACGGATCTGTTTCCGTGTATACATCCAATGGCCGATATTTATATGAACAATTGGTCAGAGGCATTCCACGTCTCGTGAACCGTCTTCTGCGCAAAGTAAAATGGAATATGGGGGAAGTGGATCTGTTTATCTTCCCGCAAACAAACAGTAATCTGATTCGGGAACTCGCCGTTGCTTTGGGCATCCCACAAGAAAAAGCCTATATGACCATGGAAAAATACGGATACACCTCTAACGCCTGCTTGCCAATTGCGGTGACCGAAGCTGTGAAGCAAGGGGCACTGAGAGCAGGTGATCGTGTCGTATTGGTTGGGGCCGGGGCTGGAACGTATTATTGCGCTACAGCGATTAGATGGGGAGAAGTCGTGTAA
- a CDS encoding nuclear transport factor 2 family protein, giving the protein MSESMITGLEQLLALENIRNTKARYCRYIDTKQWDTLGEVFAPDAVADFSTEGNPIPVLTGRDTIVQVFRDLVDVAVTVHHVHSAEVEFVSENEAKVISPMEDWVTFPEGNENKSFHGFGHYHETFVKIDGQWYIKHTSLQRLRLDLFE; this is encoded by the coding sequence ATGAGCGAATCAATGATTACAGGACTGGAACAATTGCTCGCGCTGGAAAACATTCGGAACACCAAGGCGCGTTATTGCCGCTATATTGATACGAAACAGTGGGATACCCTGGGTGAGGTGTTTGCACCCGATGCAGTGGCCGATTTCAGCACAGAAGGCAATCCAATTCCGGTACTAACCGGCCGCGATACCATCGTACAAGTATTCCGTGATCTGGTGGATGTTGCCGTAACCGTACATCATGTGCACAGCGCCGAAGTTGAATTTGTATCCGAGAATGAAGCGAAGGTCATCTCTCCAATGGAAGATTGGGTGACGTTCCCGGAGGGCAATGAGAACAAATCCTTCCACGGATTTGGACACTACCACGAAACTTTTGTCAAAATCGACGGCCAGTGGTACATCAAACATACAAGTCTGCAACGTCTTCGTCTGGACCTGTTTGAATAG
- a CDS encoding thioesterase domain-containing protein, with translation MRLYCVPYAGGSASIYNKWKKGLSESIRLNPVELAGRGLKFSKPLYESIQQSVDDVFDYISRDLPDEEPYALFGHSLGSLIIYELYHKMHEEQFRKPIHMFFSGRETPDYKKEQVYYHLPEGQFIDRIKEMGGTPDEFFENQQLMDMFIPILRKDLEMNETYTYEEKPYKLQCDITILNGAEDEGYILDCAERWRGYTEQGSAARIYKGGHFYLFEGSMHRVTSMINQTLTSYME, from the coding sequence ATGCGATTATATTGTGTTCCTTATGCAGGAGGGTCAGCATCCATATATAACAAATGGAAAAAAGGTTTATCCGAATCCATAAGGCTGAACCCTGTTGAACTTGCAGGACGTGGATTGAAATTTTCCAAGCCGCTGTATGAGAGTATTCAGCAAAGTGTAGATGATGTATTTGATTATATCTCTCGCGATTTGCCAGATGAGGAGCCATATGCCCTGTTTGGACATAGTCTTGGAAGCCTGATTATCTATGAACTGTATCACAAAATGCATGAAGAGCAGTTCAGGAAACCCATACACATGTTTTTCTCGGGACGAGAGACGCCGGATTATAAAAAAGAACAGGTCTATTACCATTTGCCTGAAGGACAGTTCATTGACCGCATTAAGGAAATGGGCGGTACGCCGGATGAATTCTTCGAGAACCAGCAGCTGATGGATATGTTCATCCCCATATTACGTAAGGATCTGGAGATGAATGAGACGTATACTTACGAAGAGAAGCCTTATAAGCTGCAATGTGATATCACGATACTGAACGGAGCAGAGGATGAAGGTTACATTCTGGATTGTGCAGAACGCTGGAGAGGTTATACGGAACAAGGTAGTGCCGCCCGGATATACAAAGGGGGGCATTTTTATTTATTTGAAGGCAGCATGCATCGGGTGACCAGCATGATCAATCAGACATTAACAAGTTATATGGAGTAG
- a CDS encoding Rrf2 family transcriptional regulator: protein MKYSKATNYALHTMLHLVSTAPEQLVSVHQLAEFQKVSPTYLSKILTKLVKAGMIESTSGANGGYRLSRKNPDPSFLEIIHAIEGQASLFECSLNHNAGCLIQQVMVQAEEEMESFLNNKKMSELASQMKSWSAHSQ from the coding sequence ATGAAATATTCAAAAGCGACAAATTATGCTTTGCATACGATGCTACATCTTGTAAGTACTGCGCCCGAACAGCTGGTAAGTGTACACCAACTTGCAGAATTTCAGAAGGTATCACCAACCTACCTGTCCAAAATTTTGACCAAATTGGTTAAGGCGGGGATGATTGAATCGACTTCTGGAGCCAATGGCGGCTATCGGCTTAGTCGTAAAAATCCCGATCCTTCTTTCCTGGAGATCATTCATGCCATTGAGGGTCAGGCCTCTCTGTTCGAATGTTCTCTGAATCATAACGCAGGCTGTTTAATCCAGCAGGTGATGGTGCAGGCGGAAGAAGAGATGGAGAGTTTCTTGAACAATAAGAAAATGTCAGAACTGGCTTCCCAGATGAAAAGTTGGAGTGCACACTCTCAGTAA
- a CDS encoding aldo/keto reductase, with protein MEYIEIAGAGKRVSRLIKGTDYFVHDAYDKAATNMDAFLAIGGNTVDTAHIYCGGQSEEVLGRYMKERGNRDQIVILTKGAHHDQNGPRVNADAIRSDLMDSLERLQTDHVEMYALHRDDPNTPVSVILEALNEHIESGKIGAIGASNWTWQRLEEANAYAAANGLKGFTFSSPNLSLAKANEPFWAGCVSADAETLAWHEQTKLPLLSWSSQARGFFTGRFTPEVRDNEDLVRVFYSDGNWERLRRAEQLANSKKTSPIQIALAYVLNQAFPTCALIGAQNQAELLSCDEGSRITLTPAEISWLDLGSDVPAGI; from the coding sequence ATGGAATATATCGAAATTGCCGGTGCAGGTAAACGCGTCTCCAGATTGATTAAAGGAACGGATTATTTCGTACATGATGCCTACGATAAAGCAGCTACGAACATGGATGCTTTTCTAGCGATTGGCGGTAACACCGTAGATACAGCACATATTTATTGCGGTGGACAGAGTGAAGAAGTCCTTGGTCGTTATATGAAGGAACGCGGTAACCGCGACCAGATCGTCATTCTCACCAAAGGCGCACATCATGACCAGAATGGGCCACGCGTGAATGCTGATGCCATCCGCAGTGACCTGATGGATAGTCTGGAGCGTCTCCAGACGGATCACGTAGAGATGTATGCCTTGCACCGTGATGATCCAAACACCCCTGTAAGTGTGATCCTTGAAGCATTGAACGAACATATTGAATCTGGCAAAATCGGTGCAATTGGCGCCTCGAACTGGACCTGGCAGCGGCTTGAGGAAGCCAATGCGTATGCTGCGGCAAACGGCTTAAAGGGTTTTACCTTCAGCAGTCCGAACCTCAGTCTCGCCAAAGCAAACGAACCTTTCTGGGCAGGCTGTGTGTCCGCAGATGCAGAGACGCTCGCATGGCATGAGCAAACCAAGCTGCCTTTGCTATCCTGGTCCTCCCAAGCACGTGGTTTCTTCACGGGCAGATTCACACCTGAAGTTCGGGATAATGAAGATCTGGTGCGTGTATTCTACAGTGATGGCAACTGGGAACGGTTGCGCCGGGCTGAACAATTGGCTAATTCAAAGAAAACATCACCCATTCAGATTGCACTCGCTTATGTATTGAATCAGGCGTTCCCAACCTGTGCGCTGATCGGCGCCCAGAATCAGGCAGAATTGCTGTCCTGTGACGAAGGCTCCCGCATCACGCTGACTCCTGCTGAAATATCATGGCTGGATCTGGGAAGTGATGTACCTGCCGGCATCTAA
- a CDS encoding ketoacyl-synthetase C-terminal extension domain-containing protein, with amino-acid sequence MQHFDRPNRNIDFSGTPVYVNTRNRIWPAEGEPVRMGVSAFGFSGTNCHLILEQAGGVETNRETETREYLFPLSAKTLHALQQYISKYTKYLKTTDHTLADICYTAGTSRTHYEHRLVRIASSKEELLAQLAELEEGGLESIREQSVPESNQLHLTAHCETYLGGGEVSWPSLYSGRMFAESASRRIHLKLIVAGLSSLLLRPKPRRMPPLWRTFIIMSWVGCLNRNVIPIGSYRKVISLFLWTKREGKEKIVLYGRHYSSRVVRLLKCLLDLRSFKYLPRSMSFQTIVRAWNNCGLIWKN; translated from the coding sequence GTGCAGCATTTTGATCGCCCGAATCGCAATATTGATTTTAGTGGAACACCTGTGTATGTAAACACACGTAACCGAATCTGGCCTGCTGAGGGTGAACCTGTACGAATGGGTGTCAGTGCATTTGGATTCAGCGGAACCAATTGTCATCTTATTTTGGAGCAGGCGGGTGGAGTGGAAACCAACAGGGAGACTGAGACGCGGGAGTACCTCTTCCCTCTTTCAGCCAAAACGCTTCATGCCCTGCAACAATATATATCCAAATATACGAAATATCTGAAAACAACCGATCACACGTTAGCTGATATATGTTACACGGCAGGCACCTCCCGGACCCATTATGAACACCGTCTGGTACGGATTGCTTCCAGCAAAGAGGAGTTGCTCGCCCAACTGGCCGAACTTGAAGAAGGCGGATTGGAATCCATTCGAGAGCAGTCAGTTCCGGAGTCCAATCAGCTGCATTTAACCGCTCATTGTGAAACCTATCTTGGGGGTGGGGAGGTAAGCTGGCCAAGCCTGTATTCAGGGAGGATGTTCGCAGAATCAGCATCCCGACGTATCCATTTGAAGCTCATCGTTGCTGGATTGAGCTCTCTGCTCCTCCGTCCCAAACCAAGGCGGATGCCACCCCTATGGAGAACATTCATCATTATGAGTTGGGTTGGGTGCTTGAACCGGAACGTAATTCCGATCGGAAGTTATCGGAAGGTCATATCGTTATTTTTATGGACGAAAAGAGAGGGAAAAGAGAAGATCGTTCTCTACGGAAGGCATTACAGCAGCAGGGTCGTCAGGTTATTGAAGTGTTTGCTGGACCTTCGTTCCTTCAAATATCTTCCGAGGAGTATGTCATTTCAGACCATCGTGAGAGCATGGAACAATTGTGGGCTCATTTGGAAAAATTGA
- a CDS encoding Gfo/Idh/MocA family oxidoreductase, which translates to MSKIKVAVFGCGAIAQRRHIPEYAANENVELVAFADPIVERAEEMAETYGGKAYSSYEELLANETVDAVSVCTPNYLHAPMAIAAANAGKHVLVEKPMAISTEEGEQMIEAAKKNGVYLMVGHNQRLMPPHVKAKEILDSGKLGKVLNFRTSFGHPGPEGWSVDGAESWFFRKEEAIMGAMGDLGVHKSDFIRYLLNDEVSEVAGFISTLHKEGTQVDDNATCLLRMKSGAIGTLVASWTQYRAGDNSTVLWCENGVMKIGTVEGDEVIVELTNGTVETYKVGAMATNERQVPSGVIDAFVESIVTQTPPTISGEEGLRSLQVILAAFESEKTGQIVKL; encoded by the coding sequence ATGAGTAAAATTAAAGTTGCTGTATTCGGCTGTGGAGCCATTGCCCAGCGCAGACATATTCCGGAGTACGCTGCCAATGAGAACGTAGAACTTGTCGCTTTTGCCGATCCGATCGTGGAACGTGCGGAAGAAATGGCCGAAACTTACGGGGGTAAAGCTTACTCCAGTTACGAAGAATTGCTTGCAAACGAAACGGTGGATGCCGTAAGTGTGTGTACACCAAACTATCTGCATGCGCCAATGGCGATTGCTGCTGCCAATGCAGGCAAGCATGTATTGGTTGAGAAACCAATGGCGATTTCCACCGAAGAAGGCGAGCAAATGATCGAAGCTGCCAAGAAAAATGGCGTGTATCTGATGGTTGGACACAACCAGCGTCTGATGCCTCCTCACGTCAAAGCAAAAGAAATTCTCGACTCCGGCAAACTGGGTAAAGTCTTGAATTTCCGTACATCGTTTGGTCACCCGGGTCCGGAAGGATGGAGTGTGGACGGCGCGGAAAGCTGGTTCTTCCGTAAGGAAGAAGCTATTATGGGCGCGATGGGCGACCTTGGCGTGCACAAGTCAGACTTCATCCGTTACTTGCTGAATGATGAAGTATCTGAAGTGGCTGGTTTCATCAGCACACTGCACAAGGAAGGCACTCAAGTTGACGATAACGCCACTTGTTTGCTGCGTATGAAGAGCGGAGCAATCGGAACGCTCGTAGCAAGCTGGACACAATACAGAGCCGGAGATAACAGTACCGTGCTGTGGTGCGAGAATGGCGTTATGAAGATCGGAACCGTGGAAGGCGATGAAGTTATCGTTGAACTGACCAATGGTACAGTTGAGACCTACAAAGTTGGTGCCATGGCTACCAACGAGAGACAAGTGCCGAGTGGTGTAATTGACGCATTTGTAGAGTCCATTGTAACGCAAACACCTCCAACGATCTCCGGGGAAGAGGGCTTGCGCTCCCTGCAAGTGATCTTGGCAGCATTTGAATCCGAGAAAACAGGTCAGATCGTTAAACTGTAA
- a CDS encoding helix-turn-helix domain-containing protein, protein MMRQSVLLTLQDIPYFCYPESVGHYMDHVQHSVLREAGVLNNFNIHYVASGKGYVEVDGVEHELRAGQAVLYFPQQRQHYYSSEDDPWDVRWVHFYGERLHDYMIERGLHRNLLWTLRQRSSWEEAHLALLAEAEQNTMLRPAQLSTLTYAVLAEFVQHAVPLKNTRTTSKAESRVLALLPQMQQEACQPFLLQDWADLAGVSSYYFCKMFKSTVEMTPMEFITRSRLQMAKQWLLERPTANIGQIAEEAGYPNASYFNRQFMAHEGMTPTDYRGLYHN, encoded by the coding sequence ATGATGAGACAAAGCGTATTGCTTACCCTGCAGGATATTCCATATTTTTGTTATCCCGAGTCCGTTGGGCATTATATGGATCACGTCCAGCATTCCGTATTACGGGAGGCGGGTGTGCTGAACAACTTTAATATTCACTATGTCGCTTCGGGCAAGGGTTATGTGGAGGTGGACGGGGTCGAGCATGAGCTTCGTGCAGGTCAGGCCGTACTCTATTTCCCGCAGCAGCGGCAGCATTATTATAGTAGTGAAGATGATCCATGGGATGTACGATGGGTTCATTTTTATGGTGAACGTCTGCATGATTATATGATTGAGCGGGGGTTACATCGCAATCTATTATGGACACTGCGGCAGCGAAGCTCCTGGGAAGAGGCCCATCTGGCCTTGTTGGCTGAAGCGGAACAGAACACCATGCTGCGTCCGGCTCAGCTATCCACATTGACTTACGCCGTACTCGCCGAGTTCGTGCAGCATGCGGTACCTCTAAAGAACACTCGTACTACAAGTAAGGCGGAGAGTCGGGTACTTGCACTTCTTCCACAGATGCAGCAAGAGGCCTGTCAACCGTTCCTGTTGCAGGACTGGGCGGATCTTGCAGGTGTGAGTTCGTATTATTTTTGCAAAATGTTCAAGAGTACTGTAGAGATGACGCCTATGGAGTTTATCACCCGTTCACGACTACAGATGGCGAAGCAATGGTTACTCGAACGTCCTACGGCCAACATTGGACAGATCGCGGAAGAAGCGGGGTATCCGAATGCCAGTTATTTTAACCGCCAGTTCATGGCCCATGAGGGGATGACACCTACGGATTATCGCGGATTGTACCACAATTAA
- a CDS encoding polyketide synthase yields the protein MKNKLMDFSGLGIRDTAQTESSSQLPPVATPATIRPSDIAIVGLSVRMPLADDAEQFWDNLLHGLDCTRDLPEQRRQDADNYISRKMESGEDTKYLDGSYLEHIDTFDYPFFRFTPKEASLMNPAQRIFMETAWAAFEDGGYTSEKLAGSNTGVYVGLVSDLEGYRYKEMIHDVEPQSLPISVTGNLSCILPSRLSYLLDLRGPSMVVDTACSSSLVAVHHACNAIRLGECDMALAGGVKLNVLPLDKDYYRMGIESSNGMTRPFDDSSDGSGIGEGAAVIMLKPLQDAIKDKDQVYAVIKGSAINQDGNSMGITAPNARAQSEVIVKAWKAAGSIRKVSLILKPMEPGLSWEIRLKSMALREPLSNTPIRGNFVPSVR from the coding sequence ATGAAAAACAAACTGATGGATTTCAGTGGACTGGGTATTCGAGACACAGCTCAGACGGAGTCGTCTAGTCAGCTGCCTCCAGTAGCAACACCAGCTACTATTCGTCCTAGTGATATCGCGATCGTTGGGCTCAGTGTTCGTATGCCCTTGGCAGATGATGCGGAGCAATTCTGGGATAACTTGTTGCATGGTCTGGATTGTACGAGGGATCTTCCCGAGCAGCGACGCCAGGATGCCGATAATTACATCTCTCGGAAAATGGAATCTGGTGAAGATACCAAATACTTGGATGGCTCTTATCTGGAACATATTGATACCTTTGATTATCCCTTTTTTCGATTTACCCCAAAGGAAGCCAGTTTAATGAACCCGGCTCAACGTATCTTTATGGAGACGGCATGGGCCGCTTTTGAAGATGGAGGATATACCAGTGAGAAGCTGGCGGGAAGCAATACAGGAGTATACGTTGGACTGGTATCCGATCTGGAGGGTTATCGGTATAAAGAGATGATTCATGATGTGGAGCCACAGTCTCTGCCAATCTCGGTCACAGGCAATTTATCCTGCATTTTACCTAGCCGTCTATCCTACCTTCTTGATCTGAGAGGACCGAGTATGGTGGTGGATACAGCCTGTTCTTCATCTCTGGTTGCAGTGCATCATGCCTGTAATGCCATTCGTTTGGGTGAGTGTGACATGGCGTTGGCAGGAGGCGTAAAACTCAACGTGCTTCCGCTGGACAAGGACTACTACCGAATGGGCATTGAATCATCAAATGGCATGACACGCCCCTTTGATGATAGCTCGGATGGTTCGGGAATTGGTGAAGGCGCGGCAGTCATTATGCTAAAACCACTTCAGGATGCTATCAAGGACAAGGATCAGGTGTATGCCGTCATTAAGGGCAGTGCTATTAACCAGGACGGGAACTCCATGGGAATTACAGCGCCGAATGCCAGAGCCCAGAGTGAGGTCATTGTGAAGGCGTGGAAAGCTGCGGGGTCGATCCGGAAAGTATCGCTTATATTGAAACCCATGGAACCGGGACTGTCTTGGGAGATCCGATTGAAATCGATGGCATTAAGGGAGCCTTTGAGCAATACACCGATAAGAGGCAATTTTGTGCCATCGGTTCGGTGA